CATCGCCAATCTCGATAAAGCCGGCCTCACTTACGAAGAAGCTTTCGATCTAACAAAAGAAGACATCCTCTTCAAAAAAATGATGATGGCACGCGTCAACTCTATCGTCCTCCGATCGATCACTCCTCAAATGGTCGTGGATCACTACAAAACATGGGCGGAGCAAAACTCTCAACCGGAGAAGTGGATCTACCAAGTGATCTCTGTACGAGGAGGCAGCAATGAAGCCAGCAGCACCATTGCAAATACCGTCCACCATTTACTGCGGGACAAGGATGTCGAACTCTCCCAATTGAAAAGTCTGCTCCACCCCGATGAATTTAAGCTGTGCTCAGTTTCGCAAGAGTACTCTCTCTCTCCCAGTGAAATTTCAGACTCCTATAGGGAAATTCTCTCTTTGCTTAAACCCGGAGCATTCAGCGAGCCTATCGCCCAGAAAAGCCGCGCCAGCAAAACCGACGTCTACCGCATTTTCTATTTAAAAGAAATTGAGAAAGGAGGAGCTCCTTCTTTTTACGAAATACAAAACCGTTTGCGCGATCAACTGGTTGAAAAAGAGATGGCAACTGAACAAGCTAAATACCTGAGCCGCCTCCACCACCATTTTAAAGTCCATATTGACGACATCCTAAATGAAATCCCTGATGACTTCAAACCCTTTACGCTTAAGTAATCCCAGCCAGTTACGTCAATATCTCGAAATCTTGGGCATCTCTCCCAAAAAAAGCCTATCTCAAAATTTCCTGATCGACGGAAACATCATTGACAAGATCATTTCTCTTGCTGAAATCAATGCCCAAGATCAGGTTTTGGAAATTGGGCCAGGACCCGGGGCTCTTACTGATGCCCTGCATCAACACGGCGCTCGTGTTCTAGCCGTAGAAAAAGACCGTATCTTGGCCAAAGCGCTACAAGAAAGAGGCGGCGACATCCGTGTGATTTGCGAAGACGTCTTAAAAGTGGATCTTGAAAAGGAACTTTCAGAGCGTGCAACGGTAATCGCCAACCTGCCTTACAACATCACCTCTCCAATTTTAACTTCTCTCCTTCCAAAAACTCACGTATTCAAACGGATCGTCGTAATGGTCCAACTGGAGGTGGCAGAAAGACTCACAGCTTCTCCTGGAAACAAAACTTACGGATCTCTCACAGTATTTTCCAATCTATTTTCAACGCCGCAATGGGGTTTCAAAGTGAGCAGGCGCTGTTTTTTTCCAGAGCCTAATGTGGATTCTGCAGTTGTTCGGTTCGACCTCTCCCCTCCTCCAAAAGAGGTGGAAGATGAAGCATTTTTCCAATTGATCAGAACAGCTTTTGGCCAAAGACGGAAAATGTTAAAGTCTTCACTGAAAAAACTCTACCCCTCTTCCTCTGTCATGCAAGCTTTGGCAGGGATTGGCTTTCAAGAGACTGCAAGGCCTGAAGAATTATCATCTAATCAATTTGTCGAATTCTATCGCCATTTGATATACATGCGGTCATGAGACCTGAATTAGAAGCGATTAAGTCCCAGCTGCTCTCAGGAGACTTGTCCATCCAAGAAATTGAAGAACACCGGGATAAACGAGACGCATTTATCCCGGTATTTACCACTTGCCGAGTCTTTACCCTATATAAAGATAACAGCGTTATCGGCTATTACAAAGAAGAGAAATACGGCCTTTTTGGAGGAGCCATCATGAGTTCCCTAGCCTATGAAATGTCTGAAATCTTGGGAGTTTCAAGCCGACTCATTCCTTCGATGAAAATGGAGCCTTTTTCTATCGAAGGGAAACAGTATCAAGGAGGAGCGATTCAACAGGCCCAAGAAGGGTTAACATTTAAAAATTATCTCAATCATCCAGAGAAACGGAAGTCGACGATCTTAAAAGATGAATATGTCGAAGCTTTGATTGATTCTGTGATTATTGGAATGTTCGACGCTCATGCCAATAATATCCTTATCGACTCCAATGGGAATATCCATTTTTTCGATTTAACTCGAAGCTTTCCCCATTCAAATGCGTTTCTGGACAGAGGGGGATATCTTTCCTCACCTTATCGGGGCGGCCTTCTTTTCGGAAAAGAATCTTCTTCAATTCTCAATCTCACGAGTAAAAAAGCATTTCTTGAGAGACTCGGTGCAATGAAAAGCACACTGCCTCAAGTAAAACAATACCTACTTTCAGAGTCTGTTAGAAAACAAGCAAGAGAGCTTCCAGAAAATTGGTTCAACGCTGAAAAATTGTTTCAATCACTTGAAGAGCGGATTGAAAAATTGATCGGCGGTTTCAAAAACCATGCGATCAAGCAAGCAAGAGACATCGTCTTTCAGTCGTTTCCTTATTATCGACTCATCTGCCTTTTAAACTACTGCATGCTTCTGGACTGGAGAGCACATGCAAAAAATGCCTACCTTCTCAACAGGGCTTTACACGATATCGAACTTCCTCTCTTTTACGAGCTTCTTCCCATTCCTATTGAAGGGATGATTAAGGAATGCGTCAAACTTGGCTTGGATCCGCTTGCGATCAAAAAGCACGCCGAAAAAGAGTCTTTGATGCAAGCAATGTCTGGCATCGTTCACGATGTTCAAGAAAAACTCATTCACCCTTCCTCTACAAAAGAAATGCGTTTTCTTACCCAAAGAGAAGAACTGCTTAAGTCCGAGCTCAAAAGCATGGCAGAGATCGATTACAAAGATTGGGGAGAAAATTACCCCGAGGAAGATTTTTTTACACAGCCTAATTCATAGATCAGTCCGCCTATAAAAAGAACGGCAAGGCATGCCCCGAAAAACTTTAAAATTTTCCGGCCTGTTATCCGATCGCGCAACCTACGAAAAAAATGATGATCAACTTTTTCCTTTGCAAATAATGCTTCAGAATGAAGCTCCTTCCCATTATCATCTTCAAAGACAAGCACACCGACTTGTTGGTCTTTTTGCACAGGCAAACTTACTGCATTCCATTTTAACAAACATTTGAGCTTAGGCTCTTCTGAGGGATAGAAATCAAAAACCACATCGTTTTTAATGTAAGTCGCAATGCTCTTTGCAGCTCCCTCTACTCGGAGAGTCATTTTTTGCGGGCCTGCCTGAAAGACTTTCCGAGAGATTTTTTCCTCTTTAAACGCCTTGTTAAACAGCTGTTTGGCATCTAAAAACATTTTCTCACGGTCATCACA
This genomic window from Waddlia chondrophila WSU 86-1044 contains:
- a CDS encoding peptidylprolyl isomerase, translated to MNRSIFLTLVAALFMLGQLAAVSANSMFLAQPKHIFVNNRILAKINGQPISVIDVMKQMDMFFYRQFPQYANSPEARYQFYNMSWKRALEDLIDKELIKADAKEVNLPMTHGEVRQEIENIFGPNIIANLDKAGLTYEEAFDLTKEDILFKKMMMARVNSIVLRSITPQMVVDHYKTWAEQNSQPEKWIYQVISVRGGSNEASSTIANTVHHLLRDKDVELSQLKSLLHPDEFKLCSVSQEYSLSPSEISDSYREILSLLKPGAFSEPIAQKSRASKTDVYRIFYLKEIEKGGAPSFYEIQNRLRDQLVEKEMATEQAKYLSRLHHHFKVHIDDILNEIPDDFKPFTLK
- the rsmA gene encoding 16S rRNA (adenine(1518)-N(6)/adenine(1519)-N(6))-dimethyltransferase RsmA — its product is MTSNPLRLSNPSQLRQYLEILGISPKKSLSQNFLIDGNIIDKIISLAEINAQDQVLEIGPGPGALTDALHQHGARVLAVEKDRILAKALQERGGDIRVICEDVLKVDLEKELSERATVIANLPYNITSPILTSLLPKTHVFKRIVVMVQLEVAERLTASPGNKTYGSLTVFSNLFSTPQWGFKVSRRCFFPEPNVDSAVVRFDLSPPPKEVEDEAFFQLIRTAFGQRRKMLKSSLKKLYPSSSVMQALAGIGFQETARPEELSSNQFVEFYRHLIYMRS